In the genome of Candoia aspera isolate rCanAsp1 chromosome 1, rCanAsp1.hap2, whole genome shotgun sequence, one region contains:
- the VPS37C gene encoding vacuolar protein sorting-associated protein 37C, giving the protein METFRDKTVDELKELQENVEEIEWLALESNEVQNIQLQREMALATNRSLAEQNLKFQEPLETGRANLSDRYRDLQQLMERCQEQKSKLEQFSTATQPDTLLNLLKVEGQKIEEESEMMAEKFLGGEVPLETFLEQFSTMRKLTHLRRVKVEKLQEVLQKSQSLPEPADSNEFNHQSPSHISSGPINQQPQKSSAGEPPFPLPYSLSPCIPAGPSAHGALQPGPFAGTPVTVGHVASSQPSVQPPFPYKPPSGPGYPSVPSSNSVPQLQTGDLSSPSRYCWSPSRTPSSGQGYPQPSLRAPSVAPGFPQPMQPPYFPSGGRPPCPYPTQPPVTSFPVPSQPPYPTGPDLSFGYLPTPPLPPRGNTWSGY; this is encoded by the exons ATGGAGACGTTCAGAGACAAGACTGTAGATGAATTGAAAGAACTGCAGGAAAATGTGGAAGAGATTGAGTGGTTGGCCTTGGAGTCTAATGAG GTCCAGAATATACAGTTGCAAAGGGAGATGGCTCTGGCCACAAACCGTAGCCTGGCAGAGCAGAACCTGAAGTTCCAGGAGCCCCTGGAAACCGGACGTGCAAACCTCTCGGACAGATACCGGGATCTGCAGCAACTGATGGAGCGGTGCCAGGAGCAGAAGTCAAAGCTGG AGCAATTCTCAACAGCAACACAGCCGGATACCCTGTTAAATCTTCTGAAGGTGGAAGGGCAGAAAATTGAAGAAGAGTCTGAG ATGATGGCTGAAAAGTTCCTGGGGGGGGAGGTGCCTTTGGAGACATTTCTTGAGCAATTTTCCACCATGAGGAAATTAACTCATCTACGGCGAGTAAAAGTGGAGAAACTTCAGGAAGTGCTGCAAAAATCTCAGTCCTTGCCAGAGCCAGCAGACAGCAATGAATTTAACCACCAGTCTCCTTCCCACATATCTTCTGGACCTATAAATCAGCAGCCACAGAAAAGTTCAGCTGGGGAACCACCCTTTCCTTTACCTTATAGTCTATCACCTTGTATTCCAGCTGGCCCTTCAGCTCATGGAGCTCTCCAGCCAGGTCCATTTGCAGGAACACCAGTTACAGTGGGACATGTTGCCTCCTCTCAACCAAGTGTCCAGCCCCCATTTCCTTATAAACCACCCTCAGGTCCTGGATACCCATCTGTCCCTTCAAGTAATTCAGTACCCCAGCTTCAGACAGGTGACCTATCTTCACCATCCAGGTACTGTTGGTCTCCATCCAGAACACCATCTTCTGGGCAAGGATATCCACAGCCTTCTCTCAGGGCTCCATCTGTAGCACCAGGATTCCCTCAGCCTATGCAGCCTCCCTATTTTCCATCAGGAGGAAGGCCACCATGCCCTTATCCCACTCAGCCTCCAGTGACTAGCTTCCCTGTTCCCTCCCAGCCTCCATATCCCACAGGTCCAGATCTATCCTTTGGGTATTTACCAACACCACCTCTTCCCCCTCGGGGCAATACTTGGTCCGGATACTAG